One window of the Pseudofrankia sp. DC12 genome contains the following:
- a CDS encoding hemolysin family protein, whose translation MSDVLKLVFVAALLLGNALFVGAEFALISARRTTIEPRAQAGSWSARITLRAMEHVSLMLAGSQLGVTVCTLGLGALAEPTIAHLVERPFEAVGLPEAAVHPIAFVLALVLVTVLHVVIGETVPKNIALGEPDRAALVLTPPLAGLVLVLRPVIVALNWVANTSLRLVRIEPKDEVASVFTRDEVAGLVDESRREGLLEADEHELVSGALAFDERAARDVLLPREGLVTVPTEITPRELEQLAASTGYTRFPVHDFAGRLIGYLHLKDILETRPERRASPVAAKWLRPLVHVAADATLRQALTVMQRSGAHLGQVVDAGGESLGLVALEDILEELVGEIRDEAARRPGRQATPAGRPG comes from the coding sequence GTGAGCGACGTACTGAAGCTGGTGTTCGTCGCGGCGCTGCTGCTGGGCAACGCGCTGTTCGTCGGCGCGGAGTTCGCGCTGATCTCGGCGCGCCGCACGACGATCGAGCCGCGTGCGCAGGCCGGGTCGTGGTCGGCGCGGATCACGCTGCGGGCGATGGAGCACGTGTCGCTGATGCTGGCCGGCTCTCAGCTCGGGGTCACCGTCTGCACCCTGGGGCTCGGCGCGCTCGCCGAGCCGACGATCGCCCACCTCGTCGAGCGCCCGTTCGAGGCCGTCGGCCTGCCCGAAGCAGCGGTCCACCCGATCGCGTTCGTGCTGGCCCTGGTGCTGGTCACCGTCCTGCACGTGGTGATCGGCGAGACCGTGCCCAAGAACATCGCGCTCGGCGAGCCGGACCGGGCGGCACTGGTGCTGACCCCGCCGCTGGCCGGCCTGGTGCTGGTGCTGCGCCCGGTGATCGTCGCGCTGAACTGGGTCGCGAACACCAGCCTGCGGCTTGTCCGGATCGAGCCGAAGGACGAGGTCGCGAGCGTCTTCACCCGTGACGAGGTGGCCGGCCTGGTCGACGAGTCGCGGCGCGAGGGGCTGCTGGAGGCGGACGAGCACGAGCTGGTCAGTGGCGCGCTGGCCTTCGACGAGCGCGCCGCCCGCGACGTGCTGCTGCCCCGGGAGGGCCTGGTCACCGTCCCGACGGAGATCACCCCCAGGGAGCTCGAGCAGCTGGCGGCGAGCACGGGCTACACCCGGTTCCCGGTGCACGACTTCGCGGGCCGGCTGATCGGCTACCTGCACCTCAAGGACATCCTGGAGACCCGGCCGGAGCGGCGGGCGTCTCCGGTGGCAGCCAAGTGGCTGCGCCCGCTGGTGCACGTGGCCGCGGACGCGACGCTGCGCCAGGCGCTGACGGTCATGCAGCGCTCCGGCGCGCACCTGGGCCAGGTCGTCGACGCGGGGGGCGAGTCGCTCGGCCTGGTCGCGCTGGAGGACATCCTCGAGGAGCTGGTCGGCGAGATCCGCGACGAGGCCGCTCGCCGGCCCGGCCGCCAGGCCACGCCGGCGGGCCGGCCCGGCTGA
- a CDS encoding glycosyltransferase — protein MGWHLAAGSTGLAAVATAAAGAVAVAAGGVYLGWRAGHLGGTGLTGGLAFAAELALYLVLAGLAVCAARVNRGFVRRAPAPAGTLDVFVVSRGEPIADVDRTLRAARALTYPHRTYLLVDTRIDHAAKPGGRGGAWAAAALADRLDVTCLGRDDGPPSRTGLLNAALTVTDGDAVLLLDAGDAVCADAAHRVLGYLRDPQVGLVSSAWRPAAPAPGPLPDRADPALARLVATARDRDGVATGVGSGTLYRRAALETVGGFCVRAATEEPRTSYELHSAGWASVHHPDALTSRAARPPAVAARLTLARALDRLRMLLFDNPLAKKGLTAGQRAHHLADAALPLLTAAQVGLWLAPALIVLAGGRLSSGTDAVQWLAFGLPYLAAAGLFAAVVTTEGGLVGRGLASALAGWLAAIPLSLLALVRIALLGGRSGAAPDVARRALHSAPADPGSPRGSAVAPVESDELKAVPAQASMVKAAPAKPAVGKAGSVKAGPKKAIEGKAAASKAALVKTVPTQAAWRGAEQAGAARETAPAEAAPVSAAAAAATTAKAEGAKAAPVPAAAAARPEAAAAEALPARASDRRATRQPASGRAGFAKGAWSRKMAAWPAELAARSGAALGGLVPDRWTPSLLVVSLPAVVLAASVLVAAVRPDRGHLAALVWAGAVLLVTAEAVAAACALQWATPRTGRRLRATVGAAVVLAAALTLAFG, from the coding sequence GTGGGGTGGCACCTGGCCGCGGGCTCGACCGGGCTCGCGGCGGTGGCAACCGCCGCCGCCGGGGCCGTCGCCGTCGCCGCCGGCGGCGTCTATCTCGGCTGGCGGGCCGGCCACCTCGGCGGCACCGGGCTCACCGGCGGCCTCGCGTTCGCCGCCGAGCTGGCCCTCTACCTCGTCCTGGCCGGCCTCGCGGTCTGCGCCGCCCGGGTGAACCGCGGGTTCGTCCGCCGCGCGCCGGCCCCGGCCGGGACACTGGATGTCTTCGTCGTCAGCCGCGGCGAGCCGATCGCCGACGTCGACCGCACCCTGCGCGCGGCCCGGGCGCTCACCTACCCGCACCGCACCTATCTGCTGGTCGACACCCGGATTGACCACGCGGCGAAGCCGGGTGGCCGCGGTGGCGCCTGGGCCGCCGCGGCGCTGGCGGACCGGCTCGACGTCACCTGCCTGGGCCGGGACGACGGGCCGCCGAGCCGTACCGGCCTGCTCAACGCGGCGCTGACGGTCACGGATGGTGACGCGGTCCTGCTGCTCGACGCCGGTGACGCCGTCTGCGCCGACGCCGCCCACCGGGTGCTCGGCTACCTGCGCGACCCTCAGGTCGGGCTCGTCTCCTCGGCCTGGCGGCCGGCGGCGCCTGCGCCGGGGCCGCTGCCCGACCGGGCCGATCCGGCGCTGGCCCGGCTGGTCGCCACGGCCCGGGACCGCGACGGTGTGGCCACCGGCGTGGGCAGCGGCACCCTGTACCGGCGGGCCGCGCTCGAGACCGTCGGCGGGTTCTGCGTCCGGGCCGCTACCGAGGAGCCGCGGACCTCCTACGAGCTGCACTCTGCCGGGTGGGCGAGCGTCCACCACCCGGACGCCCTCACCTCCCGCGCGGCCCGGCCGCCGGCGGTTGCCGCGCGGCTCACCCTGGCCCGCGCACTCGACCGGCTGCGGATGCTGCTGTTCGACAACCCGCTGGCCAAGAAGGGTCTGACCGCGGGGCAGCGGGCGCACCACCTGGCCGACGCGGCGCTGCCTCTACTGACTGCCGCGCAGGTCGGGCTCTGGCTGGCCCCGGCGCTGATCGTCCTCGCGGGCGGCCGGCTCAGCTCCGGGACCGACGCCGTCCAGTGGCTCGCCTTCGGCCTGCCCTACCTGGCGGCCGCCGGGCTGTTCGCGGCGGTGGTCACCACCGAGGGCGGCCTGGTCGGGCGTGGCCTGGCATCGGCGCTGGCCGGCTGGCTGGCGGCGATCCCGCTGTCGTTGCTGGCGCTGGTCCGCATCGCCCTGCTCGGTGGCCGGTCCGGCGCCGCCCCGGATGTCGCGCGGCGCGCCCTGCACTCGGCCCCCGCCGACCCAGGCTCGCCTCGAGGCTCCGCGGTCGCGCCGGTCGAGTCCGACGAGCTCAAGGCCGTGCCCGCCCAGGCGTCGATGGTCAAGGCCGCGCCCGCGAAACCTGCCGTGGGAAAGGCCGGGTCCGTGAAGGCCGGGCCCAAGAAGGCCATCGAGGGGAAGGCCGCGGCGTCGAAGGCCGCTCTGGTCAAGACGGTGCCCACGCAAGCCGCGTGGCGCGGGGCCGAGCAGGCCGGCGCGGCGCGCGAGACCGCTCCAGCCGAGGCCGCTCCCGTGTCGGCCGCCGCGGCCGCGGCGACGACCGCCAAGGCCGAGGGCGCGAAGGCCGCTCCGGTGCCGGCGGCCGCAGCTGCCAGGCCAGAGGCCGCCGCGGCAGAGGCGCTGCCCGCGAGGGCTTCGGACAGACGCGCCACGCGGCAGCCGGCCTCGGGCCGGGCCGGGTTCGCCAAGGGCGCCTGGAGCCGAAAGATGGCGGCCTGGCCCGCTGAGCTGGCGGCGCGCTCGGGCGCGGCGCTCGGCGGGCTCGTGCCGGACCGGTGGACGCCGTCGCTGCTGGTGGTGTCGCTGCCGGCCGTGGTGCTGGCCGCGTCGGTTCTCGTCGCTGCCGTGCGCCCGGACCGGGGCCATCTCGCCGCGTTGGTCTGGGCGGGCGCCGTGCTGCTCGTCACCGCCGAGGCGGTCGCGGCGGCCTGTGCCCTGCAGTGGGCGACGCCACGAACCGGTCGCCGGCTGCGGGCGACGGTGGGCGCCGCGGTCGTGCTCGCCGCCGCGCTCACCCTCGCCTTCGGCTGA
- a CDS encoding NAD(P)/FAD-dependent oxidoreductase has protein sequence MSENVDVVVIGAGPAGLTASYELHRYGIPSTILEADTQVGGISRTVERDGWRFDIGGHRFFSKVQRVEDFWHEILPQEDFLLRPRKSRIFYQGKYYDYPIKAVNALQNLGPQEAAICIASYLRARISPPKDQSDYESWLVARFGWRLYRTFFKTYTEKVWGVPVSEMPADWAAQRIKSLNLGNAILNAVKPSTNQKEITSLIEEFEYPKYGPGMMWEICRDKVVAQGSKVHMETKVVEIRHEDGKAFEVVAEDANGGVTAYPATDVISSMPISQLIEIMSPAVPPRVLKAAQDLRYRDFLTVALVVPSSAVSWTDNWIYIHDPSVRTMRIQNFASWSPFLVKDGRNVLGLEYTVFENDAEWTAPDEELIEKGKKELEKLGLVGYGDIEAGYVVRQPKAYPIYDDRYQANVDVIRGWLTDYASNVHPVGRNGMFRYNNADHSMYTAMLTAENIVKGTAHDVWSVNVEEEYHEEKADGSTGSAKPAGSLGTGRDAPVLPRKVLDAARSRVAGSR, from the coding sequence ATGTCGGAAAACGTGGACGTCGTCGTCATCGGCGCCGGGCCGGCGGGCCTCACGGCCTCCTACGAGCTGCATCGGTACGGGATCCCGTCGACGATCCTCGAGGCCGACACCCAGGTGGGCGGCATCTCGCGCACCGTCGAGCGGGACGGCTGGCGGTTCGACATCGGCGGCCACCGGTTCTTCTCGAAGGTCCAGCGGGTCGAGGACTTCTGGCACGAGATCCTGCCCCAGGAGGACTTCCTGCTGCGGCCCCGGAAGAGCCGGATCTTCTACCAGGGCAAGTACTACGACTACCCGATCAAGGCGGTCAACGCGCTGCAGAACCTCGGCCCGCAGGAGGCCGCGATCTGCATCGCCTCCTACCTGCGCGCCCGGATCAGCCCGCCGAAGGACCAGTCGGACTACGAGAGCTGGCTCGTCGCCCGGTTCGGCTGGCGGCTCTACCGCACGTTCTTCAAGACCTACACCGAGAAGGTCTGGGGCGTTCCGGTCAGCGAGATGCCGGCCGACTGGGCCGCGCAGCGGATCAAGAGCCTGAACCTCGGCAACGCGATCCTCAACGCGGTCAAGCCGAGCACGAACCAGAAAGAGATCACCTCGCTCATCGAGGAGTTCGAGTACCCCAAGTACGGCCCCGGGATGATGTGGGAGATCTGCCGCGACAAGGTCGTCGCGCAGGGCTCGAAGGTCCACATGGAGACGAAGGTCGTCGAGATCCGGCACGAGGACGGCAAGGCCTTCGAGGTCGTCGCCGAGGACGCCAACGGCGGCGTCACCGCCTACCCGGCGACCGACGTGATCTCGTCGATGCCGATCTCGCAGCTCATCGAGATCATGAGCCCGGCCGTGCCGCCGCGGGTGCTCAAGGCCGCGCAGGACCTGCGCTACCGCGACTTCCTCACCGTGGCCCTGGTCGTGCCGTCGAGCGCGGTCTCCTGGACCGACAACTGGATCTACATTCACGACCCGTCGGTCCGCACGATGCGCATCCAGAACTTCGCGTCCTGGTCGCCGTTCCTGGTCAAGGACGGTCGCAACGTCCTGGGCCTCGAGTACACGGTGTTCGAGAACGACGCCGAGTGGACGGCGCCCGACGAGGAGCTCATCGAGAAAGGCAAGAAGGAGCTCGAGAAGCTCGGCCTGGTCGGCTACGGGGACATCGAGGCCGGCTACGTCGTCCGCCAGCCGAAGGCGTACCCGATCTACGACGACCGGTACCAGGCGAACGTCGACGTGATCCGGGGCTGGCTGACGGACTACGCGAGCAACGTCCACCCGGTCGGCCGTAACGGCATGTTCCGTTACAACAACGCCGACCACTCGATGTACACCGCGATGCTGACCGCCGAGAACATCGTCAAGGGCACCGCCCACGACGTCTGGTCGGTCAACGTCGAGGAGGAGTACCACGAGGAGAAGGCCGACGGCTCGACGGGGTCCGCGAAGCCGGCTGGCTCGCTGGGCACCGGCCGCGACGCGCCGGTTCTTCCCCGCAAGGTCCTCGACGCGGCCCGCAGCCGCGTGGCCGGCTCCCGCTAG
- a CDS encoding acyl-CoA thioesterase domain-containing protein, with protein sequence MTEVAVDTAATGEVGSFLSLLALEEPEPDLFRGVSHEGAPLRAFGGQVAAHALAAATSTVEPGRPVHSLHSYFVRGGDTTIPIDYQVERIRDGRSFTTRRITAVQHDEAIFVLSASFHRHEESPVNHQRPAPKAAPPPDGMALFDGRRRPDDEAGAAASREDPRADERIEAWARRGFEVRVVAGFGMAGNASNEPYTGGSGTAPARLRAWLRVTEKLPDDQHTHACALVYISDLTLSHSIMGPHGGLAGGMTLTSLDHAVWFHRPFRADEWLLFDQGSPTASNGRGLAFGEFFDTDGILVATVVQEALVRPIRRPTAG encoded by the coding sequence ATGACGGAGGTGGCGGTGGACACCGCGGCGACCGGCGAGGTCGGCTCGTTCCTGAGCCTGTTGGCACTTGAGGAGCCGGAGCCGGACCTCTTCCGCGGGGTCAGCCACGAGGGCGCGCCGCTGCGGGCGTTCGGCGGCCAGGTCGCCGCCCACGCGCTCGCCGCGGCCACGTCGACGGTCGAGCCGGGCCGCCCGGTCCACTCGCTGCACAGCTACTTCGTCCGGGGTGGCGACACGACCATCCCGATCGACTACCAGGTCGAGCGGATTCGCGACGGCCGGTCGTTCACCACCCGCCGGATCACAGCGGTCCAGCACGACGAGGCGATCTTCGTCCTGTCGGCGTCGTTCCACCGGCACGAGGAGAGCCCGGTCAACCACCAGCGTCCGGCGCCCAAGGCCGCGCCGCCGCCGGACGGCATGGCGCTGTTCGACGGCCGCCGGCGGCCGGACGACGAAGCCGGTGCCGCCGCGTCCCGGGAGGACCCTCGCGCCGACGAGCGCATCGAGGCCTGGGCCCGGCGCGGCTTCGAGGTCAGGGTGGTCGCCGGGTTCGGCATGGCGGGCAACGCGTCGAACGAGCCGTACACCGGTGGCTCCGGCACGGCGCCGGCCCGGCTTCGGGCCTGGCTTCGGGTCACCGAGAAGCTGCCGGATGACCAGCACACGCACGCCTGCGCGCTGGTCTACATCTCCGACCTGACGCTGTCGCACTCGATCATGGGGCCGCACGGCGGCCTGGCCGGTGGCATGACGCTCACCTCGCTCGACCACGCCGTCTGGTTCCACCGCCCGTTCCGGGCCGACGAGTGGCTGCTGTTCGACCAGGGCAGCCCGACCGCCTCGAACGGCCGCGGCCTGGCCTTCGGCGAGTTCTTCGACACCGACGGCATCCTGGTGGCCACGGTTGTCCAGGAGGCCCTGGTCCGCCCAATCCGACGGCCAACCGCGGGCTGA
- a CDS encoding hemolysin family protein: protein MTQALLLIAGVILLAGCGLFVAAEFALVTVDRASVERAAHDGDRAAHGTLQALRTLSTQLSGAQLGITLTNLGIGYLAEPAIAKLLSGPLGRLGAPAQLADDLAVTLALVIATVLTMVFGELVPKNVALARPLATANGAQRFQRGFTAAALPLIRFLNGAANLLLRRFGITPREELASARSAQELFSLVGRSAEHGALARETATLVQRSLLFGDRTAQDVMTPRVRMRSISADEPVAAVITLTRRTGHSRFPVLGEDSDDVVGLIHIKRAVAVPEEDRATTPVRAVMGPTVTVPSTAPLEPLLETLRAGGLQMAIVVDEFGGTDGLVTAEDLIEEIVGDVVDEHDRVSPRAVRHRDGSWALSGLLRPEEAEELTGVPVPTDDAYQTLGGLMAAALGRIPAAGDSVEVAGVGYTVERMDGRRVDRIRLDPPASGPPPRRHRRQEDAERGPGAGPARDDADRPGPGGQGTPPGGGSELADGDVVVDPRRALPPAHPPRGSGRAAGPDHHRSAFSGPAGTDAPRPGWNGRPGWSAGGPRRDGGR from the coding sequence GTGACCCAGGCGCTCCTTCTCATCGCGGGAGTCATCCTGCTGGCGGGTTGCGGCCTGTTCGTGGCCGCCGAGTTCGCCCTCGTCACGGTCGACCGCGCCAGCGTGGAGCGCGCGGCGCACGACGGTGACCGGGCCGCCCACGGCACCCTCCAGGCGCTGCGCACCCTGTCCACCCAGCTCTCCGGCGCCCAGCTCGGCATCACGCTGACCAACCTGGGCATCGGCTACCTGGCCGAGCCGGCGATCGCGAAGCTGCTGTCCGGCCCACTCGGCCGGCTCGGCGCGCCCGCGCAGCTCGCGGACGACCTGGCCGTGACGCTCGCCCTGGTGATCGCCACTGTGTTGACCATGGTGTTCGGCGAGCTGGTCCCGAAGAACGTCGCGCTGGCCCGGCCGCTCGCGACCGCGAACGGCGCCCAGCGCTTCCAGCGCGGCTTCACCGCCGCCGCGCTGCCGCTGATCCGGTTCCTCAACGGCGCAGCCAACCTCCTGCTGCGCCGGTTCGGGATCACCCCGCGGGAGGAGCTGGCCTCGGCCCGCTCGGCCCAGGAGCTGTTCTCACTGGTCGGCCGGTCGGCGGAGCACGGCGCGCTGGCCCGGGAGACCGCGACGCTGGTGCAGCGCTCGCTGCTGTTCGGGGACCGGACCGCCCAGGACGTGATGACGCCCCGGGTGCGGATGCGCTCGATCAGCGCCGACGAGCCGGTCGCAGCCGTGATCACGCTGACGAGACGGACCGGGCACTCGCGGTTCCCGGTGCTCGGCGAGGACAGCGACGACGTGGTGGGCCTCATCCACATCAAGCGGGCAGTCGCGGTGCCCGAGGAGGACCGCGCGACCACCCCGGTCCGCGCGGTGATGGGGCCGACAGTCACCGTCCCGTCGACGGCCCCGCTGGAACCGCTGCTGGAGACGCTGCGCGCCGGCGGGCTGCAGATGGCGATCGTCGTCGACGAGTTCGGCGGCACCGACGGCCTGGTCACGGCCGAGGACCTGATCGAGGAGATCGTCGGCGACGTCGTCGACGAGCACGACCGGGTGAGCCCGCGCGCCGTGCGCCACCGCGACGGGAGCTGGGCGCTGTCCGGGCTGCTGCGTCCCGAGGAGGCCGAGGAGCTGACCGGGGTGCCCGTGCCGACCGACGACGCCTACCAGACCCTCGGCGGCCTGATGGCCGCGGCGCTGGGGCGCATCCCGGCCGCCGGCGACTCGGTCGAGGTGGCCGGCGTCGGCTACACCGTGGAAAGGATGGACGGCCGCCGGGTCGACCGGATCCGGCTGGACCCGCCGGCGTCCGGCCCTCCGCCTAGGCGTCACCGCAGGCAGGAAGACGCCGAGCGCGGCCCGGGCGCGGGTCCCGCTCGGGACGACGCGGACCGCCCGGGTCCAGGAGGTCAGGGCACCCCGCCGGGCGGCGGCTCCGAGCTGGCCGACGGCGACGTCGTCGTCGACCCGCGCCGCGCGCTGCCGCCGGCCCATCCACCCCGTGGCAGCGGTCGTGCGGCCGGGCCGGACCACCATCGGTCGGCTTTCTCCGGCCCGGCCGGCACCGACGCGCCGCGCCCGGGCTGGAACGGCCGCCCGGGCTGGAGCGCCGGTGGCCCGCGGCGGGACGGTGGCCGGTGA